Proteins encoded by one window of Cydia fagiglandana chromosome Z, ilCydFagi1.1, whole genome shotgun sequence:
- the LOC134678261 gene encoding myotubularin-related protein 2 — protein MDKHNSTELINSDFSLSKNASSDSLDSDSKSSSLNSKHGQDSPHVLGDIQLLEGEKVMGVARDVAYLCPYNGPSRGVLKVTNYQLHFRPMDAAAIHSTLNVPLGVVSRIEKVGGASSKGENSYGIEVFCKDMRNLRFAHKQENHSRRGIFEKLQQLAFPLSHRQPLFAFSYTESFSEDGWHVYEPIAELRRMGVNNDMWRITRINDKYEVCDSYPAVWAVPAAANDEQLRSVAAFRSRGRIPVLAWIHPSSQATITRCSQPLVGVSGKRSRDDERYIQTIMDANAQAHKLFIMDARPSANAIANKAKGGGYESEDAYQNAELVFLDIHNIHVMRESLRKLKELCFPQIDQTRWFSGIEASCWLKHIKCILAGAVRIVDKVENHKTSVLVHCSDGWDRTAQLTALAMLMLDPYYRTLRGFEVLIEKEWLSFGHKFQLRIGHGDERHSDADRSPVFVQWVDCVWQLQQQFPTAFEFSERLLITILDHLYSCRFGTFLFNTERERVKEEVKTKTVSLWSYINSRQDLYLNPLYWGPAVSAPASPPGPYSRPQVVLVPVASLRVIKPWKALYCRWNPTMRQQDPVFQRSRELVALRAQLEAAVAAAAGDHAARQHRLALTPPRVASPHHV, from the exons ATGGATAAACATAATAGTACAGAACTAATCAATTCGGACTTTTCGTTGTCCAAAAACGCTAGTTCTGATTCCTTAGATTCGGATTCAAAATCAAGTTCATTGAATTCTAAACACGGACAGGACTCC CCTCATGTACTGGGTGACATTCAGTTACTGGAAGGAGAGAAGGTGATGGGAGTGGCTCGGGATGTGGCGTACTTGTGTCCATACAATGGGCCTTCTAGAGGAGTCCTAAAAGTGACAAACTATCAACTACACTTCAGACCTATGGATGCTGCAGCTATTCACAGCACATTGAATGTCCCGTTGGGTGTT gTATCCCGAATTGAAAAAGTGGGTGGAGCTTCTTCTAAAGGCGAAAATTCTTATGGAATTGAAGTATTTTGCAAG GACATGCGGAACCTCCGTTTCGCGCATAAGCAAGAGAACCACTCGCGGCGCGGCATCTTCGAGAAGTTGCAGCAACTGGCGTTCCCGCTGTCGCACCGGCAGCCGCTGTTCGCGTTCAGCTACACGGAGAGCTTCTCCGAGGACGGCTGGCACGTGTACGAGCCCATCGCCGAGCTGAGGAGGATG GGCGTCAACAACGACATGTGGCGAATAACGCGCATAAACGACAAGTACGAAGTGTGCGACAGCTATCCGGCGGTATGGGCAGTGCCGGCGGCGGCCAACGACGAGCAGCTGCGCTCCGTCGCGGCGTTCCGGTCCCGCGGCCGGATACCGGTGCTCGCCTGGATACACCCGAGCTCCCAGGCCACCATCACGAGGTGCAGCCAGCCGCTGGTTGGG GTCAGCGGTAAACGCAGCCGCGACGACGAGCGTTACATCCAGACGATCATGGACGCGAACGCTCAAGCACACAAGTTGTTCATCATGGACGCCCGGCCAAGCGCCAACGCAATCGCCAACAAGGCCAAGGGAGGCGG GTACGAGTCCGAGGATGCGTATCAGAACGCGGAGCTGGTGTTTCTGGACATACACAACATTCACGTGATGAGGGAAAGCCTAAGGAAACTAAAGGAATTATGCTTCCCACAGATTGACCAGACGAG ATGGTTTAGCGGTATAGAGGCTAGTTGTTGGCTGAAACACATCAAATGCATATTGGCCGGTGCTGTGCGGATTGTTGATAAG GTTGAGAACCACAAGACATCAGTGTTGGTCCACTGCTCGGACGGCTGGGACCGCACCGCGCAGCTCACGGCCCTCGCTATGCTCATGCTAGACCCGTACTACCGCACACTGAGAGGCTTCGAGGTCCTCATAGAGAAGGAGTGGCTCTCCTTTGGACACAAGTTTCAATTG CGTATAGGACACGGCGACGAACGACACTCTGACGCGGACCGCTCCCCAGTATTCGTGCAGTGGGTGGACTGCGTGTGGCAGCTACAGCAACAGTTCCCTACAGCGTTCGAGTTCAGCGAGCGACTGCTCATCACCATACTGGACCACCTCTACTCGTGCAGATTCGGCACGTTCCTGTTCAACACCGagagggaacgagtcaaagaag AGGTGAAAACCAAGACGGTGTCCCTGTGGTCGTACATCAACAGCCGGCAGGACTTGTACCTGAACCCGCTGTACTGGGGCCCGGCGGTGTCGGCGCCCGCGTCCCCGCCCGGGCCCTACTCGCGGCCGCAG GTCGTGCTTGTGCCGGTGGCGTCGCTCAGGGTCATCAAGCCGTGGAAGGCGCTGTACTGCCGGTGGAATCCTACGATGAGACAGCAG